The Sulfurospirillum halorespirans DSM 13726 genome has a window encoding:
- a CDS encoding motility associated factor glycosyltransferase family protein → MDLYEKNFSELHKVSPIFAEAMQKAKEALLYEVFIEQENIETLNLVHTQSFKPLYDAKPHDILITQRDQYKQYQTYPYLYFFGFGNGVLLYELLQNIEHKRILVIEPDPSIVYIVFHLIDFSEALKNGRLVLVASSQISKPNMAGFFSKLEEQKYVKLYDLHIMSSYYETYHDIMMKANRAFIEGIQQIIAGIGNDAIDSLIGMEHHFMNLPLMLQTPSLFELIKKAKNTEIAVLASTGPSLAKQLPLLKEITPYVTIVAVDASFPVLTRHGIKPDIVVSMERVPLTGRFFKDTPKEAFDGVIFALSSLQHPEVIDNIKGGVIQMSMRPFGYMTLPGPQEWGYIGMGMSAANMAYELIYHSHFHTCVLIGQDLAYGEDGMSHSSGHLFGQDEVKQNKNDGWVEAYGGGKKIRTIAVWNMFRGFFEKDIRDTKESMLTINATEGGARIHGALELPFAEVIKTKVDQFKVKKPIVLKKIKPKELKNVKDLVEKKLKIMIAYIAKQREGVESLFLQIATVCEKADQEKMNLSELQALQKQIYDFRSVTETEMFKQAIWHIAQSMLMPYEIEIAKIEVRSTSTEEEAYQKLLDWMKVYQKWFFGLAGCIDAIQTAMKRKGSHYERQRRTKANAS, encoded by the coding sequence ATGGATTTATATGAAAAAAATTTTTCGGAGCTACACAAAGTAAGCCCAATTTTTGCAGAAGCAATGCAAAAAGCGAAAGAAGCGTTATTGTATGAAGTTTTTATAGAACAAGAGAATATAGAGACTCTCAATCTCGTTCATACACAGAGTTTTAAGCCTCTTTATGATGCAAAACCACACGATATTCTTATCACCCAACGTGATCAGTACAAACAATACCAGACCTATCCGTATCTCTATTTTTTTGGTTTTGGTAATGGGGTATTATTGTACGAACTCCTTCAAAATATAGAACATAAACGTATTCTTGTCATAGAACCTGATCCTTCAATTGTTTATATCGTATTTCATTTAATTGATTTTTCTGAAGCATTAAAAAATGGTCGCTTGGTGCTTGTTGCATCGTCTCAAATTAGTAAACCTAATATGGCAGGTTTTTTCTCCAAATTAGAAGAGCAAAAATATGTCAAATTATATGATTTGCATATTATGAGCTCTTACTATGAAACGTATCATGACATCATGATGAAAGCCAATAGAGCCTTTATTGAAGGAATTCAGCAAATTATTGCAGGCATTGGCAATGATGCGATAGACTCACTCATTGGAATGGAGCATCATTTTATGAACTTACCATTGATGCTTCAAACACCCTCTCTTTTTGAATTGATTAAAAAAGCTAAAAATACAGAAATTGCCGTTTTGGCATCCACGGGTCCTTCTTTGGCAAAACAACTTCCCCTTCTCAAAGAGATAACTCCTTATGTAACCATCGTTGCGGTTGATGCGAGTTTTCCTGTCTTAACACGCCATGGAATTAAGCCTGATATTGTTGTCTCTATGGAAAGGGTTCCTCTGACGGGACGTTTTTTCAAAGATACTCCCAAGGAGGCATTTGATGGCGTGATTTTTGCCTTAAGTTCACTGCAACATCCTGAAGTCATCGATAATATCAAAGGGGGTGTCATACAGATGAGTATGCGCCCTTTTGGCTATATGACACTTCCTGGACCTCAAGAGTGGGGATATATCGGGATGGGTATGAGTGCCGCCAATATGGCGTATGAGCTTATTTATCACAGCCATTTTCACACATGTGTCCTTATTGGACAAGATTTGGCGTATGGTGAAGATGGCATGAGTCACTCTTCAGGGCACTTATTTGGTCAAGATGAAGTCAAACAAAATAAAAATGACGGTTGGGTTGAAGCGTATGGTGGGGGTAAAAAAATACGTACGATAGCGGTATGGAATATGTTCCGTGGCTTTTTCGAAAAAGATATTCGTGATACAAAAGAGAGCATGCTAACCATTAATGCCACAGAAGGAGGTGCGCGAATTCATGGTGCCCTTGAACTTCCTTTTGCTGAAGTTATCAAAACAAAAGTAGATCAATTTAAGGTCAAAAAACCAATCGTACTCAAAAAAATAAAGCCTAAAGAGTTAAAAAACGTTAAAGATCTTGTCGAAAAAAAGCTTAAGATCATGATTGCCTATATTGCCAAACAACGAGAGGGCGTTGAGTCATTGTTTCTCCAGATCGCAACAGTGTGCGAAAAAGCTGATCAAGAGAAGATGAATCTATCAGAGCTACAGGCACTTCAAAAACAGATTTATGATTTTCGCAGTGTAACCGAGACAGAGATGTTCAAGCAAGCTATCTGGCATATTGCTCAATCTATGCTAATGCCATATGAAATTGAAATTGCTAAGATAGAAGTGCGCAGTACCTCCACGGAAGAGGAGGCGTACCAAAAGCTTCTTGATTGGATGAAGGTGTATCAAAAGTGGTTTTTTGGACTGGCTGGATGTATTGATGCTATTCAGACTGCAATGAAGCGGAAAGGCTCGCACTATGAACGCCAAAGGCGTACAAAAGCAAATGCCTCATGA
- a CDS encoding flagellin B, with translation MSFRINTNIAALTAQTSLNKTSNSLNDSLSKLSSGLRINSAADDASGMSIADSLRSQASSLSQAISNANDGVSIAQIADGAMDEQISILDTIKTKAVQAAQDGQSSSSRQALQSDIASLLEELDNIASTTSYNGKNLLSGNFTNSEFQIGAYSNQTVSMSIASTSSDKIGQTRFETSDMGTTLGEATLTFSSSTGADVKIASVVISTSAGTGIGALADEINKSTDATGVTASWSLTETGSTAIASGTITNLTINGITIASSLDVEKNDSSGTVVDAINQYSDTTGVSASIDAEGKLELTSTDGRAIQLSGGSLTTVGISAGDYTGRLTLTRSGAADIVVTGYSSTGLSSAAEASLSLSDMMGEISSGDADAIGAYTSSTATGYGEDLTAGVTTYAGAQAMISIAQTAQETLDSIRADIGSVQNQLESTISNISVTQVNVTSAESQIRDVDFATESANYSKYNILSQSGSYALSQANASQENVLKLLQ, from the coding sequence ATGAGTTTCCGTATTAACACGAACATTGCGGCTCTTACTGCGCAAACCAGCCTTAACAAAACAAGTAACAGTTTGAACGACTCGCTCTCCAAATTGTCTTCAGGTTTGAGAATCAACTCTGCAGCTGATGATGCATCAGGTATGTCAATTGCTGACTCTCTTCGTTCACAAGCTAGTTCTCTTAGCCAAGCGATCTCTAATGCGAACGATGGAGTATCTATCGCTCAAATTGCAGATGGTGCGATGGATGAGCAAATTAGCATTCTTGATACCATCAAAACCAAAGCTGTACAAGCTGCGCAAGATGGTCAAAGTTCAAGTTCACGTCAAGCACTTCAATCTGACATCGCTTCTTTGTTGGAAGAGCTTGATAACATCGCGTCTACCACTTCATACAATGGTAAAAACCTTCTTTCAGGTAACTTTACCAACTCTGAGTTCCAAATTGGTGCGTATTCTAACCAAACGGTCAGTATGAGTATTGCATCAACAAGTTCTGATAAAATTGGTCAAACACGTTTTGAAACCAGTGATATGGGAACAACTCTTGGTGAAGCAACGCTTACATTCTCTTCTTCTACGGGTGCGGATGTTAAAATTGCTTCTGTTGTTATTAGTACCAGTGCGGGCACAGGTATTGGTGCATTAGCAGATGAGATCAATAAAAGTACAGATGCAACAGGCGTCACGGCGAGCTGGAGCTTAACTGAAACAGGTAGTACAGCTATTGCTTCTGGTACGATTACAAATCTTACTATCAATGGTATTACCATTGCATCATCTCTTGATGTAGAAAAAAATGATAGTAGCGGTACTGTCGTCGATGCGATCAATCAATACTCTGACACAACAGGTGTTAGTGCAAGTATTGACGCTGAAGGTAAATTAGAGCTTACTTCAACGGATGGTAGAGCAATCCAACTTTCAGGTGGATCATTGACTACTGTAGGTATCTCTGCAGGTGATTATACAGGACGTTTAACACTCACACGTTCTGGTGCAGCAGATATTGTTGTAACGGGTTATAGCTCAACAGGTCTAAGCAGTGCAGCAGAAGCGAGCTTAAGCCTTAGCGATATGATGGGTGAAATTTCTTCTGGTGATGCGGATGCAATAGGTGCGTATACGAGTTCAACAGCGACAGGGTATGGCGAAGATTTGACAGCAGGTGTAACCACGTATGCGGGTGCACAAGCGATGATCTCCATTGCTCAAACGGCGCAAGAGACACTTGATAGTATTCGTGCGGATATTGGTTCTGTTCAAAATCAATTGGAATCAACCATCAGCAATATCTCTGTTACACAAGTAAACGTTACATCAGCGGAATCTCAAATCCGTGACGTTGACTTTGCGACTGAGTCAGCAAATTACTCAAAATATAACATTCTTTCACAATCAGGAAGTTATGCATTGAGCCAAGCTAACGCTTCACAAGAAAACGTACTTAAACTACTTCAATAG
- the topA gene encoding type I DNA topoisomerase has product MKNLIIVESPTKAKTIKNFLGKDYTVVASKGHIRDLPKSSFGIKIDNQTFTPEYRIPKDHAAVVKEIKDLAKTADQVYIATDEDREGEAIGFHIATAIGKDPQSLPRIVFHEITKTAITHALENPRVLDASSINAQQARRLLDRIVGYKLSPLLSSKIQKGLSAGRVQSSSLKIIVDREKEIKAFKEEEFWSIDALFNKTIESSLVEFEGEKIEKMTITNTERAHVIKEKLLTEAFKVALLEKKERESSPSPAFMTSTLQQSASSSLGYSPKKSMMIAQTLYEGVKTHQGVMGVITYMRTDSLNISKEAIEAARDQIKKNYGDAYLPEKPRFYANKSKSAQEAHEAIRPTILEFTPNIAKEFLKPDELKLYTLIYNRFLASQMNNARFESQTLMFESNSGKFKASGRKLLFDGFYKVYGDNDKDKLLPDLALGQEVKLTKIDANQHFTEPPSRYSEASLIKKLEGLGIGRPSTYAPTISVLTARDYITIEKKQIIPTEIAFQVTELLEKHFPQIVDSSFTSTMEERLDLIAEDKEDWQAILWEFYEPFEAQVAKGKTDIESQKVVVFTGEICPDCGKELVRRKGRFGEFIACSTYPTCKYTQNLKKVSETAPKEKITLAVPCPECGGPILERSSRRGKFFGCGNYPKCKFISNHEPTEKKCPECDYIMAKRELRKKEIFECIKCKHKEDA; this is encoded by the coding sequence TTGAAAAATCTCATTATTGTCGAATCCCCGACTAAAGCAAAAACGATTAAGAACTTTTTAGGTAAAGACTACACAGTTGTCGCTTCCAAAGGACATATCCGCGATCTTCCCAAAAGCAGTTTTGGTATCAAGATCGACAACCAAACCTTTACCCCAGAGTACCGCATCCCTAAAGATCATGCGGCGGTGGTGAAAGAGATCAAAGATCTCGCAAAAACGGCTGATCAAGTCTATATCGCGACCGATGAGGACCGCGAGGGTGAAGCTATTGGTTTTCATATCGCTACGGCCATTGGTAAAGACCCACAGTCACTTCCACGTATCGTCTTTCATGAGATTACCAAAACTGCAATCACCCATGCGCTTGAAAATCCTAGGGTTTTAGATGCGAGTAGCATTAACGCGCAACAAGCGAGACGCTTGCTAGATCGAATCGTTGGGTACAAGCTCTCTCCACTCCTCTCATCCAAAATCCAAAAAGGGTTAAGTGCAGGACGGGTTCAATCGTCCAGTCTTAAAATCATCGTGGATCGTGAAAAAGAGATCAAAGCCTTTAAAGAAGAAGAGTTCTGGAGCATCGATGCACTGTTTAACAAAACCATTGAATCCTCTTTGGTCGAGTTTGAAGGTGAAAAAATCGAAAAAATGACGATCACTAACACGGAACGTGCGCATGTGATCAAAGAAAAACTTCTCACAGAAGCTTTTAAAGTAGCCCTTTTAGAGAAAAAAGAGCGCGAAAGCTCTCCAAGTCCTGCGTTTATGACATCCACACTTCAACAAAGTGCGTCTAGTAGCCTAGGCTATTCACCTAAAAAAAGTATGATGATCGCGCAAACCTTGTACGAAGGTGTTAAAACACACCAAGGTGTCATGGGTGTCATCACCTATATGAGAACCGACTCCTTGAATATTTCCAAGGAAGCAATCGAAGCGGCACGTGATCAAATCAAAAAAAACTATGGCGATGCGTATCTGCCTGAAAAACCACGTTTTTATGCCAACAAATCTAAAAGTGCCCAAGAGGCGCACGAAGCGATTCGCCCTACTATCTTAGAATTTACTCCAAATATTGCCAAAGAGTTCCTAAAACCAGATGAACTCAAACTCTATACACTGATCTACAACCGCTTTTTAGCGTCTCAAATGAACAATGCACGTTTTGAATCCCAAACGCTGATGTTTGAAAGCAACAGTGGAAAGTTCAAAGCCAGCGGTCGCAAGCTTCTTTTTGATGGTTTTTATAAAGTGTATGGCGACAATGACAAAGACAAGCTTTTACCTGACCTTGCATTGGGACAAGAGGTCAAACTGACCAAAATTGATGCAAACCAACACTTTACAGAGCCACCATCACGTTACTCAGAAGCGAGCCTCATTAAAAAACTTGAAGGTCTTGGCATTGGTCGTCCATCAACCTATGCACCAACCATCTCGGTTTTAACGGCGCGTGATTACATTACGATTGAGAAAAAACAGATCATTCCTACCGAAATTGCCTTTCAAGTAACCGAGCTTTTAGAAAAGCATTTTCCCCAAATCGTTGACTCCTCGTTTACCTCTACTATGGAAGAGAGACTCGACTTAATCGCTGAAGACAAAGAGGATTGGCAGGCAATTTTATGGGAATTTTATGAGCCTTTTGAAGCACAAGTTGCCAAAGGTAAAACGGACATCGAAAGCCAAAAAGTGGTTGTTTTCACAGGCGAAATATGTCCAGATTGTGGTAAAGAACTTGTCAGACGTAAAGGTCGTTTTGGCGAGTTTATTGCATGCAGTACTTATCCTACATGTAAATACACCCAAAACCTTAAAAAAGTAAGTGAAACAGCGCCTAAGGAGAAAATAACCCTTGCGGTGCCTTGTCCTGAATGTGGAGGACCGATTTTGGAGCGTAGTTCACGTAGAGGTAAATTCTTTGGTTGTGGTAACTACCCAAAATGTAAATTTATCTCTAACCACGAACCGACGGAGAAAAAATGTCCTGAGTGTGACTACATTATGGCAAAACGTGAACTGCGTAAAAAAGAGATTTTTGAATGTATCAAATGCAAACACAAAGAGGACGCTTAA